One Nicotiana tomentosiformis chromosome 4, ASM39032v3, whole genome shotgun sequence genomic window carries:
- the LOC138910254 gene encoding uncharacterized protein — MAGGTNAELRQRVEQLEALVGQALEMGSDSSVLARMARLEADYAARYETTLAEMALVRKDEEELREEVVQLRRALQNNAPRNNDRTKVRIPEPKAYGGARSAKELENFLWDMEQYFLAARVPNDEKVTITPMYLTDDAKVWWRTRVVEAESAGLPKIETWETLKKELKSQFLPTNSSWVARDGLRHLKQSGTVREYVKEFSSLMLNVSNMAEEDKLHYFMSGLKGWAQLELRRQNVQSLSTAIAAADALADLNIGHDPSESSHSKSDGRKDKGKEWKKIGKGQAVEDVGLAKNGRQTETSKGKDRGGKFSGCFTCGGPHLKRDCPVQARVNVMLAAERQEQVAEANAIVANVNAPTGELFVNNPLGLIR; from the coding sequence ATGGCTGGTGGCACAAATGCGGAACTGCGCCAAAGAGTGGAACAGTTGGAAGCACTCGTTGGGCAGGCTCTTGAAATGGGTTCCGATTCTTCTGTTCTTGCGAGAATGGCCCGCCTAGAGGCAGATTATGCAGCGAGGTATGAGACTACGCTGGCAGAAATGGCCTTGGTACGTAAGGATGAGGAAGAACTGCGCGAGGAGGTGGTTCAACTTCGAAGGGCATTACAAAATAACGCCCCTAGAAACAATGATCGCACCAAAGTGAGGATCCCGGAGCCAAAGGCTTATGGCGGTGCAAGAAGTGCCAAAGAACTGGAAAATTTCTTGTGGGATATGGAGCAGTATTTCCTGGCTGCTCGTGTGCCGAATGATGAAAAAGTGACCATCACACCGATGTATTTGACGGATGATGCAAAGGTATGGTGGCGTACACGAGTAGTAGAAGCGGAAAGTGCTGGATTGCCCAAGATTGAAACTTGGGAGACGTTGAAGAAGGAATTAAAATCCCAATTCCTTCCAACCAACTCGTCGTGGGTGGCGAGAGATGGACTGCGCCACTTGAAACAAAGTGGTACGGTAAGGGAGTATGTCAAGGAATTTTCATCCTTGATGCTCAATGTAAGTAACATGGCAGAGGAAGACAAGCTGCATTACTTCATGAGCGGGTTGAAGGGCTGGGCGCAATTAGAGTTGAGAAGGCAGAATGTTCAAAGCCTCTCTACTGCTATTGCAGCGGCAGATGCGTTGGCGGACCTCAATATAGGTCATGACCCTTCTGAATCTTCGCATTCAAAGTCCGACGGGAGAAAGGACAAGGGAAAGGAATGGAAGAAAATTGGGAAAGGCCAAGCTGTCGAAGACGTGGGTCTTGCCAAAAATGGAAGGCAGACGGAGACTTCCAAAGGCAAGGACAGAGGCGGCAAATTCAGTGGCTGCTTCACTTGTGGGGGACCGCACTTGAAGAGGGACTGTCCGGTGCAGGCTAGGGTGAATGTTATGCTGGCTGCGGAGAGACAGGAACAAGTGGCGGAAGCAAATGCCATTGTGGCAAATGTGAATGCACCTACAGGGGAGTTGTTTGTGAACAACCCCTTGGGGTTGATTCGTTAA